The stretch of DNA atatatatatatatatatatatatatatatatatatatcatttcaattttagtattaagtcatataaattaaattaaataacaGTTTTATAAGATATTTACTAGACATCAGTGTTAATTCATCCATGTTTATTGTCTGAATGTTTATATAGTTTTTAAAAAGATTATCCTTATTGATATGAGGTGCACGCCTAACATGCACCTTAAATTCAATTTACTAAATTATTtcatttaaaaatagatttttctcaTGACAAAGCCATCTAAGTAATAAATGAGAACATATATCAAGGACATCATTTGTGAATTACgtgaaataatatttaattagttGAACTCAAGTGATATGCCACTGGAATATTAccagaaaataaatttttaataattaattctattctATTTTATAACACAGAAAAAATATCTTAAAATGTATATGCAAATAAACATAAGTATTTTAAACACtattataattatttatatgaaTGACACTAAATAGCTATAAGCATTATTTCATAACGTTCTGTGACAGTCATTTTATTTCTTTCTACAAAAACTTCAGTTGGATTTAATTTTTGATCCAATTAAATTCTTCCTATGATAACTACACCAAATAATATGGAGtctctttttgtttttcaaattttttcattTGAGTTCCCATAGAAACGATAAATTTCATATTAGATAGAGTACTTTTGATTAAATAGAACTCATTTTTGTAAGGCCGTGAAGAAATTTTGCTGCATGATAGATGAATACAATTCAACATATTATTCTACTATGTTTCAACTATAAAAATAGATGTACAACTCATATATCAGAGTTATGATAAAGCATTAGTATACTTTGTTATGACATAATGTTTTAAATTTTAAGCTGGTTTAGCTTGATCAATATTCATCATTTTCAAGAGTTTATGTTTTTTAATATTTTGTAATTCATTTACATAGTCTAATAATAATTGCATGATTTTGAAATTTTTATATTCACGCGTttatttttcggaaagcttttcaCAGTAATAAAgatttatttttcttcattttctttatccAATAAAGAGGTGACTATTGTACCACTTAGTTCTCACTGAATCCTGTATTTTCTTTAGTTATTTTTTAATTGTAATGCCTAAAATACACAAGAACAAAAAATAACCCCCCACAAAAAAGAAACTGCACCAGACTAACAGGCCAAACAAGATAACCTCGCGCCAAAAAGCCCAAAACCAAATTTTATAAGTAGTAAACGACAGTAAAAGCCAAATCCCATTGTATGAAAAAACAAAAGTTTCACTCGAAATGGGAGAAAACGAAGAAGGCAAAAATGTTACCGCAATTCTCCAAATAGCCATGCATTGTTCCTGTGAAGGTTGCTCCGAAAGAGTTCTCAAATGCGCTCACGATTTGCATGGTAATGATGAATCTAATGTTTAAATTTCTAATGAATAAACTTTCTTCAATATTCTTTTGTTtctgtttaaatttattttttgattttccTTTTTCAAATTTCTATTGAGAAGACCTGAATTTGTCTCTGAAGATAGAAACAAATGGAACGGCATACAAGGTGACGGTGGTCAGAAATTTTGATCCGGTGAAACTCCGGCAGAAAATGGAGAAGAAACTGAACAAGAAAGTGACGCTTATTTCACCTAAGCCGGATAAAGAAGAAAATAAGATTGACCAGAAGCATAAATGCAAGGAGGTAATACGCTACACACTGACAACTTTCTACTCCGTTCCCGGCGCAATTTACGCCTTGAGCATTTTAGTTAACTGCAGAAAGTTTTTTATCTGTTTCTCTATGAACTGAATTGAATTGATTCAGAATTGCATTTTCCATAGCTTGTTTAATTCATAGTATGTTAATTGTTAATATTACGGATTGATTCTCAATTTGTTCGTATATGGGCTAAATACGGAATTGAAATCACTAGTCACTAATCTGTTACCGGCGCATTTTGCACCGTGCGCATTTTAGTCAAATGCGGGAAGCATTTTTATCTGTTTCACCCAGTGAATTGAATTGATTCGGAATCAAATTTTCCGTAGCTTGTATTCTTTAATTTCTATCTTAATTACTACTACTTATAATTACTAATATTATCGACCGATTCTCATTTCTCGATTTGTTCAACTTTTCTCGTTTGCTCAATTTCCGATCGAACAGCTTTCAGTGACGACTGCAGTGTTTAAACTACCTCTGAACTGCGACGCTTGCAATGAGCAGATTTACAAAATTATCACTCGAACCGGAGGTAATATATCATTATCGAACTCATCGCTGATATATTTCGTGCAACTTCAAACCACAAAATTCGACTCGCTACGTGTTGATCAATTCTCTAAATTACAGGATGTAGGAAGATGAAAATGGATTGGGAAAAGAATTTGGTGACTGTAACGGGAACGATAGATGTGAAATCTTTAGCGGAATCACTGAGATATCGCCTGAGGAAAGATGTTGAAATTTTGACAGTGAAGGACAGCAGAACTGGTGTTTACCTGCCGGAGTTTGAATATCTGTACCGGTGCTCAACTACGTGCAGGTCGGTGACAGCTGGAGATTTGTATCACGCTGCGGAGGTGTTCAGTGATGAGAATCCAAATGCTTGCACAATTCTGTGAATAATTTTTGGTAAGTGGAAGAAACTTCTAGTAGTATATATAATTGCaaatattaaataattaattacctAGGTTAGCAAAATTCATGCACTGTTATGCTAGTAGTAATGAGGGACTTCGTTGATTTTGTTCTGTCCGATTAAAAGGCATACTTGTTACATAGCAGGTTTCAAAACTTTGCTTACAAGCTACAACAGAGATTAGATTTGTGAGACCTATTTTGCTCATTGTTAAAAACTGAATGGTGAGAACTGAGAAATTTATATTTAACTttcttagttttggttaaatgaAGTGTTGAGATTGGATAACGATAGATACTTCTAAATTGGTGAGATTAATCACATGATCATATCTTAGGTCGACCTGCAACATCAAGCCAGAATTAGGTAGTCAACAAAAAGGCATATGCTTCAACTTAATGTTAGAGAGTAAATGTTGGTAATGCAGACAGTATACCTTTAGACGACATAGGTAGTCAATTTTTTCGTAGAGAAACTACGCAAAAATAGTTGAAAAACAATCTCAGTAAAAAGAAACCTTGGTTAATATATCAAGTTGTGGTATGATGATTCACCAAAAATGCAGTCTCAGCAATATGCAAAGAACTGCAGCCTTCCAAATATCCTTCCCATTGCTTCATAGACACAAAAAAACCATGAGTATAGATTTGGCATGGTAACCTGCAACAATCAAACTAGAATCATGTTTTTGCTCAACAAAGACAGTGATGCTTAAAATTTCAACAGGTGAATttaccccccccctcccccccccccactccacacacacacacattcattaaatcctttaattgcAGCCTAATGAAAAGCATGAAGTTTGATTAAGAAGAAGCTCTAGTAGGGCAAGCAACTACTCGAAATGATTGATAGAGTACATTTTGCCAGGCAGTCCAAAACTAATGGTGTCTACAATGATCCTTCTCCCTTAAAGAATACTGATGTTTCGTTTCTCTAAATGATCCTTCTCTCTTGAATGATGACTCCTTTTCGTGGATTTATCCGTGTCCCTTTCAATGTCTTCTCGCTCCCTTTTTCTATCAAATTCCCTTCCCCTATCACGTTCACGAAACTTTAGTCTTTCCTTATCCCTCTGTCTTTCCCTGTTCCTATCTCTATCCTTGTTCTTTTTCTGCACCAGCATCTGTTATCTGATCAATTTTTGCATGCTCTTCTTTTGACTCCCCATCTTTAGACTCGTCATTACTCTTCTTTGAGTCCTTCAACTTATCGAGAGCAGCTTTTATTACTACCTCCTTAGCCACTTCTTGTCTTCTATTGGACGTAGCAATCGAGCCTCCTTCCTTGCATACAGGGATATATTGGGCTTTTGGAAGACTGTAAAGATGAGCGAGAACTCTGCAAACTTCATCTATGCCAACCTTTTCTACATCAAACACTTTCCACCGAGGATTCTCGGGGAGCGACACGTGACATCTACGGGCTGCAGCATACACAACTGCACAGGCCACAAGCTCACTCTTGAATCTTACACACAGTGTTGTGCGTAAACTATCATTCGCAAGATTTGATAAACTTGGAAATCCACAAAATCGCTATGAAAACTCAGCTAGGGTTAAGGAGAatagatagaagaagaagatggAAGCTTCTCGATTAAATCTGTTATGTTCTGTCCAAAATAATGAAAAATCTATTACAAAACATGTATAAAATGATACATATACTTTGGGCCTAAGTGCTATTGGCCCGTCCACTATTAACTATACAAAATAAAATTACACATGTTGGGCTCCTTTGTGGCGAGGCCCAGATGCCAAATATTCTCCCAATCCAACACCCCTCTCAAGTTGGAGGGGGAACCCACCTGCAACTTGGAAAGAAAAGAGTGGTGACTCTGCCCTGTTAGTGGCTTAGTAAAAATGTCGGCAAGCTGCCTGGCAGTAGGAACATGAGCCAGATGAATGAGGCCATCATTTAGCTTAGTCCGAATAAAGTGACAATCCACCTCAATGTGTTTGGTACGCTCATGGAAGACGGGGTTCTTTGCAATATGGACAGCAGCCTAATTATCACAAAAACTGAAACATGACAGGAGACAGGAACATGCAGGTCAGCTAACGGACGAACTAACCAAATCAACTCTGCAACCACTTTGCTAAGAGCTCGATATTCAGCCTCGGCAGAAGATAAAGAAACAATAGGCTTCTTTTTCGATTTCCAACCAATCAAGCAATCACCCAGAAAAATGTAGAAAACAGTCACAGATCGACGAGTATCAACACAGGCTGCCCAATCACTATCTGAGTAAGCAGTCAAGGTaagg from Nicotiana tomentosiformis chromosome 11, ASM39032v3, whole genome shotgun sequence encodes:
- the LOC104106195 gene encoding heavy metal-associated isoprenylated plant protein 3-like, with protein sequence MGENEEGKNVTAILQIAMHCSCEGCSERVLKCAHDLHDLNLSLKIETNGTAYKVTVVRNFDPVKLRQKMEKKLNKKVTLISPKPDKEENKIDQKHKCKELSVTTAVFKLPLNCDACNEQIYKIITRTGGCRKMKMDWEKNLVTVTGTIDVKSLAESLRYRLRKDVEILTVKDSRTGVYLPEFEYLYRCSTTCRSVTAGDLYHAAEVFSDENPNACTIL